In Tripterygium wilfordii isolate XIE 37 chromosome 15, ASM1340144v1, whole genome shotgun sequence, one DNA window encodes the following:
- the LOC120015964 gene encoding NAC domain-containing protein 100-like has product MLGKEEEKMELPPGFRFHPTDEELISHYLFQKVLDSCFCCRAIGEVDLNKCEPWDLPSMAKIGEKEWYFFCVRDRKYPTGLRTNRATDAGYWKATGKDREIHKAKTLVGMKKTLVFYKGRAPKGENTNWVIHEYRLEGKYSAYNLPKTARNEWVICKVFQKSSGGKKTHISGLMTLSSDSNEFHQSSLIILPPLTDSSPNSSDNRTTNPIVDNTPHVTCFSDPILEDQKSQVDMIINNSFNTSPASTLFEKSSVPVSSLYSSQFAPNFWNQQYPDGVLMPEQSILKFLLDNNCANMKQKSKEFSQGTDISSVVSNHDLVDDPSSSGGPVDLDCLWNY; this is encoded by the exons ATGCttggtaaagaagaagaaaagatggAATTGCCTCCCGGGTTTCGATTCCATCCTACTGACGAAGAGCTTATATCACACTACTTGTTCCAAAAAGTGCTTGATAGTTGTTTCTGCTGTAGAGCTATTGGTGAGGTTGATTTGAACAAGTGTGAGCCTTGGGACTTACCCT CGATGGCTAAAATAGGTGAGAAAGAATGGTATTTTTTCTGTGTTAGAGACAGAAAGTACCCAACAGGGTTGAGAACAAACAGAGCAACCGATGCTGGTTATTGGAAAGCTACGGGGAAAGATCGAGAGATTCATAAGGCTAAAACACTTGTTGGGATGAAGAAAACTCTTGTTTTCTACAAAGGAAGAGCACCAAAAGGAGAAAACACCAACTGGGTTATCCATGAATACAGATTAGAAGGCAAATACTCAGCCTACAATCTCCCCAAAACAGCCAGG AATGAGTGGGTTATTTGCAAGGTGTTTCAAAAGAGTTCAGGAGGAAAGAAAACACATATTTCTGGATTGATGACGCTGAGCTCCGATAGCAACGAATTCCACCAGTCCTCGTTGATAATACTGCCTCCATTAACGGATTCATCGCCAAACAGCAGTGACAACAGAACAACCAACCCCATAGTTGATAATACACCTCACGTGACCTGCTTCTCCGATCCAATATTGGAGGACCAGAAATCCCAAGTTGACATGATTATTAACAATAGCTTTAATACCTCCCCTGCATCGACACTATTCGAAAAATCCTCTGTTCCAGTCTCGTCATTATATTCCTCTCAATTTGCACCAAATTTCTGGAATCAGCAGTACCCAGATGGTGTTTTGATGCCAGAACAGTCTATATTGAAGTTTTTGCTAGACAACAATTGTGCAAACATGAAGCAGAAATCAAAAGAATTCTCACAAGGTACCGATATCTCTTCGGTTGTATCGAATCATGATTTGGTTGATGATCCATCAAGTTCAGGTGGACCAGTAGACCTTGATTGCCTTTGGAATTATTGA